The following proteins come from a genomic window of Paenibacillus swuensis:
- a CDS encoding cadherin-like beta sandwich domain-containing protein → MHKRILKALPKWMVFTLLVTTLVGGFSLGAVQPALANALSVDSADLWTVNNGADISASNGWQKITIPNPDLDWQTQLGFNARTIEAGKTYKLSFEAYADQEKAVVLQSYKGYEWKGYNPFTVTAQPTTYHIDLSYPEAVGELTLKLQIGHLNTLYIRNVQLTDPSSQPPLSSNADLTDIQLDGVNLQGFEPSKVNYRFTMPEGVTTVPAVTGNVYDSKASAEIEQAPAIPGTAKIKVTAEDGVTVKRYEVRFEEATTYLVNSTFDDEPAGTEPDGWENLGGGSVSVYESADANIYNRGDAGNKVLKTFHSGWGANGMKKVFAPQSGTVTLEYKFMDTKPGAASVLRVKDSVTGKEALNVMQFFNLKFNMDAENVDAVFLSGYTPESWVTVKLVMQVQTKKFNLYLNDALKLENQTFKDPTVSAVDTLTFEHVSWANSEDATSVAHQAHTYLDDILLNAGPVPATALANGDFSGTDLAPWIPGGGIVAENIGGHASIRVAANAADGRLEQAGLKLKADVDYNLRFQMRSSTAGAMTVKLLNGSGAVLDSETIHAGSAAPTVYTLPFKAEGNATALGNAKLVFEFQAADDTPDDYVLGNISLLPAEAAPPELNKTAYFSVSDAKAEPLKSNRISVKKVRIRAAMNNESFVTRSGVMVIGLYNAQNQLIRQVYGGKSLTSGAGTRLSAVFTMPADAHGYSVRIGVWDTYSSKNELSSVRRISID, encoded by the coding sequence ATGCACAAAAGGATTTTGAAAGCGTTACCTAAGTGGATGGTATTTACTTTGCTTGTCACAACCCTAGTTGGCGGATTTTCTTTAGGCGCAGTACAACCTGCTCTTGCGAACGCGTTGTCCGTCGACAGCGCTGACTTGTGGACCGTCAACAACGGTGCGGACATCTCCGCATCGAACGGATGGCAGAAGATCACTATACCTAATCCCGATCTGGATTGGCAGACCCAATTGGGCTTCAATGCGCGTACGATTGAAGCGGGCAAGACCTATAAACTCTCGTTTGAAGCCTATGCGGATCAGGAAAAGGCCGTGGTGCTCCAATCATACAAAGGGTATGAGTGGAAGGGCTACAATCCGTTCACAGTGACTGCGCAACCCACTACTTATCATATTGACCTTTCCTATCCGGAGGCTGTGGGCGAATTGACACTGAAGCTCCAGATCGGACATCTGAACACCTTGTATATTCGCAATGTTCAACTTACGGACCCTTCTTCTCAGCCGCCGTTATCCTCGAATGCGGACCTGACGGATATTCAGTTGGACGGCGTTAATCTGCAGGGATTTGAGCCAAGTAAAGTCAATTACCGGTTTACAATGCCGGAAGGGGTCACCACCGTTCCTGCCGTAACGGGCAATGTTTATGATTCGAAGGCTTCTGCGGAGATTGAGCAGGCACCGGCTATCCCGGGTACTGCCAAGATTAAAGTAACGGCTGAAGACGGCGTGACGGTAAAACGTTATGAAGTCCGGTTCGAGGAAGCTACGACATACCTGGTCAATAGTACATTTGACGATGAGCCAGCCGGCACCGAACCAGATGGTTGGGAGAACTTGGGCGGTGGTTCGGTATCCGTTTACGAAAGTGCCGATGCGAATATTTACAATCGCGGTGATGCCGGGAACAAGGTGCTGAAGACATTCCATAGCGGATGGGGTGCCAACGGGATGAAGAAGGTGTTCGCACCCCAATCCGGTACGGTCACGCTGGAATACAAGTTCATGGATACGAAGCCCGGCGCGGCATCCGTGCTGCGTGTGAAGGACAGTGTCACAGGCAAGGAAGCGCTGAACGTGATGCAGTTCTTCAATCTCAAGTTTAATATGGACGCCGAGAATGTGGATGCTGTGTTTCTATCCGGGTACACACCGGAAAGCTGGGTGACCGTGAAGCTGGTGATGCAAGTTCAAACCAAGAAATTTAATTTGTATTTGAATGATGCGTTAAAGCTGGAGAACCAGACATTCAAGGATCCTACGGTATCCGCAGTGGATACGCTCACCTTCGAGCACGTGTCATGGGCGAATTCAGAGGATGCGACCTCCGTCGCTCATCAGGCCCATACCTATCTGGACGATATTCTGCTGAATGCGGGTCCTGTTCCGGCGACCGCGCTAGCTAACGGTGACTTTAGCGGGACTGATCTCGCTCCATGGATACCCGGAGGGGGTATTGTGGCGGAGAACATCGGAGGGCATGCTTCCATTCGGGTTGCGGCAAACGCCGCCGATGGCCGATTGGAGCAGGCAGGGTTGAAACTCAAGGCGGACGTTGACTACAACCTGCGCTTCCAGATGCGCTCTTCCACTGCCGGCGCAATGACGGTTAAGCTGCTGAATGGCAGCGGTGCCGTGCTTGATTCGGAGACGATTCATGCGGGATCTGCCGCGCCAACGGTGTACACGCTGCCGTTCAAGGCGGAAGGGAATGCGACAGCCCTCGGTAACGCAAAGCTCGTATTTGAATTTCAGGCTGCGGATGACACACCGGACGACTACGTCCTCGGAAATATTAGCTTGTTGCCTGCGGAAGCCGCGCCACCGGAACTTAACAAGACGGCCTATTTCTCGGTATCGGATGCGAAAGCAGAACCCTTGAAATCGAATCGGATTTCTGTAAAGAAGGTTCGCATTCGCGCCGCGATGAACAATGAGTCATTCGTTACCCGCAGCGGTGTCATGGTCATCGGCCTGTATAACGCGCAGAATCAACTCATTCGCCAAGTGTATGGCGGTAAATCCCTCACTTCGGGAGCCGGCACCCGCTTATCCGCCGTCTTCACGATGCCTGCGGATGCCCATGGATATTCGGTGCGAATCGGGGTGTGGGATACGTATTCCAGCAAGAATGAACTGTCTTCTGTTAGGCGGATTTCAATAGATTAA